The DNA sequence ACCCTCCTGGAGGACCACCCGCGGATCATCGTCTCCTCCACCGAGTCCCTGGAGGACCTGCGCGCCCGCTGCGACGGCGTCATCTCCCACTACGCGGGCCTGAGCATCGACGTGACCGTCGCCTCCGAGGAACAGCGCGAGCTGTGGCTGGAGGCCCAGATCGGCGACATGCTGCGCGTCGCCGACCTCGGACACATCCGCACCACCGACGCGCTCGCGGCCTCCATGTTCTGGGGCGGGTCCGAGTCCGGCGACGACGAAGGCCCGATCGCCGGGCTCCTGACCGGCACCACCCCGGGCGTCTGCCGGATCGACATCACCGCCGGCTCGGCCAGGGGCGACGCCACAACCACCGCATTCGTCGGCAGGTCGGGCCGCGGCAAGACCACCAGCATGATGCTGGCCACCCTGATCGCGGGATTGAAGGGCGCCTTCTCCCTGATGCTCGGCTTCAAGGGGGACGAGGGCGGCCTGATCAAGGCCGGCGAATACCTCGGCCTGGACTCCCATCACGTCACCTGCGGTGTCGACACCCCCGCCGTCGCAGACGTCTTCCGCCTGCTGCCCAAGGGCGACGCGGCCCTGCAGGTCGTCTCCCAGCTCCTGATCATCCTGCCCGAGCGGATGCGGGACGCCGGCGTGGAGACCCACCTGCTGCGCGCCGCGAACACCATCGCGGCGCACGAAGACGCCGCCACCTGGCGCGTCATCGAGTACCTGCAGGCCAGCGGCGATCCCCTGGCCGTCGAGGCCGGCGACGCCCTCTCCGAGCTCTCCCGTACCCAGCTCGGGGCGCCGCTGCTGGGCACCCCGAAGGCCGGCGCGTCCCCGCTGCGCCCGGAGCCGGGCCTGTGGCTGGTGCAGGTGCCCGGACTGACGATGCCGCAGGCCGGCACCCGCCCGGCCGACATGACCATGACCGAGCGGGTGTCCCTGGCGCTCATGCGCGGCCTGATCGCATACGCGCTCAGCACGTCGGCCCGCGCTGACCTGCGCAACCTGCCCAAGGTCGTGGCGATCCCGGAGGTGCACGTCCTCACCGGCACCGACGACGGCCGCCGCTTCCTGGACTACATCGCCCGTACCGGGCGCGCCCTGGACACCTCCCTGGCCATCGACACCCAGGACCCCAAGAGCCTCATGGGCCTGGACGGTGTCCTGGAAGCGATCACCACGGTGTGCGCGTTCGAGCAGTCCACGAAGGCCCAGCAGGACGCCATGGCCGAACTGCTGCGCCTGCCGCTGTCCGACAGCACCCGGGCTCTCCTGCACGGCGTGGGCAAGGACGCCCACGGCGACATCCGGCACGGGCACTGCATCGTGCGCGACCGCCGCGACCGCGTCGCCACGATGCAGTGGGACATGCCCTCGCTCGAACTGCGCGACGCGCTGTCCACCAACCCCAAGGACCAGGCCGCCGCCCACGAAGCGGCCCTCAAGGACGCCGAGTCGGTCGAGGAGTTCGCGGACTCTGTCCACACCCCGCCGCAGGAAGGGTCGGAAGCCGCATGACCACCCCCATCCGCCGCAGCGGGCCGGCCGGCGCCGCCTGCACCCTTCCGGGAGGCCCCGTGATCCCCACGCTCACCGCGCGAACCGACCAGACCCGCCGCGGCGTGCCGGGCCGGCTGCGCCGCCTGCGCGCGGCCTACCGCGACGCCGCGCTCGACAACGCCCGCGCCTTCCACGAGGCCACCGGCCTGCCCGCCGGCGCCCCGACACCGAAGGGGACCGCACGATGAGCCCCCTGCTGCGCCGGCCCGGCGAAGCCCTCAGCCCGCGGCCCGCTCCCCGCACCGTCCTGCGCCACAGCGCCGCGCACGGGATGTCCCGGGCGCGAGCCGCAGCCGGCCGGGCCCGCTACCTGCTGCTCAGGCTGTGGCTGTCGATGCCCCGGCTGCGGATGCTGCTCGCACCCACCGCCGGGATCCTGGCCACCCTCGCGGTGTTCGCGCCGTCCGCGGCGGCCGACGGCTCCGACGACTACAAGCCCGGCGGCATCGGCGACATGATGCCCAGCCCCTTCAAGCCGCCGGGCCAGGGCACCCTGTTCGAGTCCTACAGCCCCGAGGTGTACCAGCTCGACAAGCAGCTCTCCGACGACCTGACCGGCGGCGACCTGATCGACGGCTGGCTGCACGGGTTCGGGAACATGCTCATGCAGGTGTTGACGTTGGTGGGTCGCGCCACCGTCGTCATCGTCGGCTGGTGCTTCAACGTCGTCGAGCTGCCCGGCATCGAGCCCGCGATCTCCAAGGCGATCGGCGCGGCGGCCGGACCGATGATGCAGATCTTCCTGCCCTGCGCCGTCGCGGTCGGCGGGTTCATCGCCTGGGCCAAGCGCTCGGAGAGCTCCCCGCTCGGGCAGCTCGCCTGGGTGGCCGCGTCCGCGGCGATCGCCACGACCTTCCTCGTCGCCCCGGCGACCTGGGTCAAGGGGGTCGACAACGGGCGTCAGTTGGGCGCCAGCGTCGCGATGACCACCATCGGTGCCGGCCTGTCCGGCAGCGACGACGCGGCCATGCCGTTCAAGACGCCCGAGCCGAAGTGGAGCAGCAACCAGAAGGACAACACCGTCCGGCGCGCGGGCGACGCCGTGTGGAGGACGTACGTGGCGACGCCGTGGTGCATCGCGGATCTTGGTTCGGTCGCTGCCTGCCAGCGCTGGGGCGACGACGTCGTCAAGCTCGGCACCGACATGGACGCCCGCGAGGACTTCCTGGCCAAGACCCTCAACACCGAGACGGTCGGCAAGGAGGCCGTGAAGTGGCGCCAGGGCCATACTCCGGGCGGCCGGATCGGCGTCCTGATCGCCGGCATCATCTCCTGCGTCATCTTCGCGGCCCTGGCGATCACGATGGCGTTCACCACGTTGGCGTCCCTCATCGGCGCGCTGATGCTCCTCGTGTGCGGAGTCGCGTTCGCGACGCTCTGGTGCATCCCCGGCAAGCCGAGGCAGTGGGGGGTCCAGTGGTTCGAGATGCTCCTGGGCCTGGTCATGGTGTCCTTCACCGCGACGATGCTGCTCGGCTCGGTGATGGTCGTCTCGGTGGCGATGATGTCGCTCCTGCCGACCTATGGCTGGCTCATGGTCTCCGCGCTGAACATCTGCGCGGCCGCCATGGCCTTCAAGGT is a window from the Actinacidiphila yeochonensis CN732 genome containing:
- a CDS encoding ATP-binding protein, with amino-acid sequence MSTSTKAAKKSVSRFGRLLGLGAERMMREPQLVAIADGLVVTDTAAEAWFTLSGANTDLMPEERQDIEQDAAALALAKVLPGYDCHLKIVWSRLDGEVYREEARQIFSAGDVEAVADMWAARLDDLELPQRHLLLGIRIAERDSATNATVKNSVSGALGVAHTGLDESELAHLDGLARRMERRLEATPWRARIAPAELLAWAVSRESFRPQPAPPHLPTVTGAALVRLTQSKAIPHADHLRLMDSRGQTAAWVSILAMPAFPEELITPGEQEWLRCLSEIRYQHPVTGDDPLVCPEASIRFTVWRKGAAIKAVDKQRQLAKEQRKSAAEGSAGETFAETEETEAVMEDLRRQMSRDGMTLLEDHPRIIVSSTESLEDLRARCDGVISHYAGLSIDVTVASEEQRELWLEAQIGDMLRVADLGHIRTTDALAASMFWGGSESGDDEGPIAGLLTGTTPGVCRIDITAGSARGDATTTAFVGRSGRGKTTSMMLATLIAGLKGAFSLMLGFKGDEGGLIKAGEYLGLDSHHVTCGVDTPAVADVFRLLPKGDAALQVVSQLLIILPERMRDAGVETHLLRAANTIAAHEDAATWRVIEYLQASGDPLAVEAGDALSELSRTQLGAPLLGTPKAGASPLRPEPGLWLVQVPGLTMPQAGTRPADMTMTERVSLALMRGLIAYALSTSARADLRNLPKVVAIPEVHVLTGTDDGRRFLDYIARTGRALDTSLAIDTQDPKSLMGLDGVLEAITTVCAFEQSTKAQQDAMAELLRLPLSDSTRALLHGVGKDAHGDIRHGHCIVRDRRDRVATMQWDMPSLELRDALSTNPKDQAAAHEAALKDAESVEEFADSVHTPPQEGSEAA